The DNA window TTATTGCAGTTTGTTCCGTGGATCTTGTGTGCATGTGGTCCATGCCCTGCTATCATACATGTCCTCTTCCAATACATGATGATGAACTAAAGTATTCTTAATACCGTAGGGCTGTAGGTGtgccattttcttttccttgcaATGAGTTGGCTTCTCAACTCTGATCTGTAGCCAAgcccatatactccctccgtactataatataagaaattttgatattttatcattcgtcttatttaaaaaattttaaaattattatttattttatttgtgacttactttattatccaaagtattttaagcacaacttttcgttttttatatttacgcaattttttttaataatacgagtggtcaaacagtacaagtaaaatatcaaaatctcttatattagataacggagggagtatttgtttgtTTCTGAAAACAGCATGCAGGAATGCAGAACAGGGAACAGTAATGATGTTGCAGCATGCTGCTGAATGAGAAGATGGATGGGCCAAATGCTATCAGTGGCCCATGCCGACAAGCCCAACATGGGCCTTCAGATTGTGCCATTGATTTTTCATGTTTAGCAAATCCATACATATAAGAGATAATCCAagatgccattgacaagcgtccaaaTACAAAAAATACCATCGACAAGTGTCACTTCTAAGAAATACCATCATAGAAACGATTTTAtcccaaaaataccattacCGTTAGGGTTCCGTACATTCCGTGTTGTTAAGTCCAAAAGTTTTTCCAAAAATCTAAATCATATTTAGTCACTATGTGCTATATTAAATTTTTGAACAGAGCCTAAGAAGTTATTTTAGtatttattggttgcatgttcattggtttCGTCACATGATGGATGAATTAATTACTCATTGGTCTTGGTGTAAAAAGAAATAGGTCTTAAActtttgaatggagggagtataggaTGAACAATGTATTTAACGATGCGGAATGAACGGAACCCTAACAACGAGGAGAAAATCGTTTGTAtgatggtatttcttggaactcacacttatcAATGACATTTCTTGGATTTGAAAGCTTGTCAATAGCATTTCTTAGATTATCTCTACATATAATATCATTTCCACGAGCAACTGACAGGCTTATTGTATTATGTAATATACGAtgaagatttatttatttataaaaggCTTTGTCCCAGCTTTACATAACATGGGATAATGATTAATATGTGACGATGGATACAATTTAGCACACCCTATATCTTAACTAATTTAAAAATGCGTAACTTTCCGATCGTCACATCTTTTTGTCTGCGTTTTCGTCCGTCATCGCGCTAATTTTTCGTGATGACACATGAATGTTTGGATATAGAAATCCACCAGGATAGGGGGCATGGGCCCCCAGCACACCCATGTTGGATTCGCTCCTGATCATGCAATTGATCACGTGCACTTGTAGTTTCATCAACATGTAACCGTCATCTCTCTATCGTTTGTGTTATGAGTTTCTCATAATCCAATATTTTTTGCCGGATTCGGTGGTGCCATACCCGCAGGACCCCCACGAGAAGCCACATAAGTAGCGCTTGAAGGGCCTTGGGCATCAGCACTCCAATTGGCATTGACTTCCACTATGATGGGTCAGGACGCCACGCCTCCTTCAACTTGATCTCCTTGTATATAACCACTCGTACATGGACGTCGATTGTGATGACGGGGCTCGTGACCTTCTAGTAGAAATCCTGCTTACTATGTAGGGTAGTCATCCAACGCCAAACCGCCATTGTTCTCGATGTAGAAAAATGCACTGATCTCCTAGTTGCGTTGCACTCCTCGTATTGCAGTCCATGAGCTGTTGCACCGACAATGACACCAACTTGTTTGTCCTAAGAGAGTTGACGCTCTCTACTCACCATTGCGTGGCTCCTCGTGTCACAATACACGAGCTACTGCACCGACAATGATACCAACTTGTTCTTCCTAAGAGAGTTGACATGCCAATCAACTTTACCGGGAGGTCGTTGCACATGACCACATCGACAGACCCGCCTTGGTGCTTCTCGCCGTCAAAGATGCGAGGTTGTGGGATGCGATGTCAACCTCTTCCGAAGAGATTATGCCTAGCTTAGGAAGGGTTGTTGGAACTCGTAGCCGTGACGCGTGCTTTGCTTGATGACATTGAAGCACAACCTCTTGTTGCTGATGTCTCATGCAACCTTGTGGTGCTCGCACTAGCGCTCATTGAGCGCCCATAGTGACTTATCGAGCATCCATAGTGACTCCTTAGTGGCCATGTCCTCTTCATTGAAATTCAACATACTCAGCTAGCACTACTGCCACAATTAGTGTGACCTGGCTGCAACCATAGAAGCCCTTGCTAATGtgtagtgtttttttttgcagacacccactgacatgtgggcccaacatattttattttagtatttttctaCTGGCACCATGTGATACGTGAGTCCCTTTTATGATCTATCTTTTATTGttattcttattattattacttcTAGTATGTGCTACCTAAACGTTACATGGGGTAAAGACTAAATCAACAAGCCACATAGGTAGCGCTGACTTAGACACCTAGACAGGTGGTGCGACCGACTAGGGCTCTGGCTAGGAGGTAAGGAGGGGGCCATCCGTAGGCCGTTTATTCAACCGTATATTTATATGCTTAACTAATACGGCAGAGCGGCAGCAAGCTAATCAAccaaaaaagagaaatatgctTGCACTTGTGGCTATACTAGATAGATCATTCGATGTAtaatgtatatacatatacgtatacataaTACATGTTGGGCTGCCAGACTACTATCGACCAGTAGAAGCTATCTACCAATATGTACGATTAACATGAAGATGTCACGATTAATTTGCTGCATGTAATTAGCGAAAGCCAACAGAATATATCAATCCATGAATGCTGCATAAACATATGCATGCCGCACCCCTAAGTCAAATTAACCAACTAAGGAAAACCAAACTAATAAGCCAATACACGTGCAACACGAAATATATACAGTAATATACGTGTGCTTAACTCAAacgcaggggcggatccagaacCAAATTGAAGGGGactcatctcttttttttttcttcaattccCCTACGTACGcttcattttctctctttttcctccttcctctctcctatCAACGATGATCTCACGAAAATCGTATCTATCGGAATGATGCAAACAACTATTTTATGTACATCACACTTCCCGTTCATTTCTTcaacaagagttggataaagataaagattttcgtagcacgcttttcaaactgctaaacggtgcgttttgtgtaaaaactttctatatgaaagttgctctaaaatatcatattactctattttccaagtttgtaataattaaaactcaatcaattatacattaataacacctcgttttacgtaaaaaaaacttaatctttatcttcatcttcaggagaaaagaacaccacctaagatatagaaaaatatttagTAATTTCTCTCCAAAACACAAGTAGCCTAAAAGGCCCATATCATTGAGTTCGCCTAGGGCCCACGAAACTATAGAACCGTCCTATAGGCATCACGTCAGTTGAAACCGTCCTTAATAGTGTCAAGGAACTTAATTTGTACTGATTTTAGAATTTAAGGGACGCTTTGTATCTGATTTTATGGTTGAGAGACGCAAATAAAATGTGTACCATCATTTGAGATGAATAGTAGACTTTCTTCGATGTTGGCTGCATGGGACAGTACCACTAGGCCCAAATGCTGTGTGCCGAAATGATGCCAAGGCTAAGATGGCCCTCGAGATTAGAAGTACTGGGCCCTTCATGGGCTTAAGTTTCCCGTTTGGCCTACATTTATGAGATTGTTCCTCGACATGAAGGTGGACCAAATGGATGCAGATGCCTGCATGCTTGAGTGCTTCACGGAGGAGGACAAGCAGTGTGTTCCGCGAGTTCAAGGCCCAGACGGACAGGGCTGGATTAtcctcatcgatcgatcgatcgatcgatcgatcgatctagctCTCGATGAATGAATCTCCGATGTACAAAAACATCATTGCATGTCgattgactagaaaaaaaacacaaatattaaaaaataaccttatatcaaataaataaaaggagCGAGACTTTAATCCAGGTCGGCTAGTCCACCACCTTGTGTAGCTAGCTGAAAGACCTCTGAGCGTTTCTGCATGTCAATTGACCAGCACTCTGGTCATctatgatcgatcgatgatggtggaaaaactagctatatatagttCTAAATTTTATGTACAGAACTCAGCTTCCAAGATCGAAATTAAGAATAATTTGACAGTAGACGATTATAGGGAGATATTTCGAGACCCAAACAAAAAAAGCTCGCATATATATGCGCGCATGATTTAGTTCATCTATTGCGTCGATCTGTACACTTTGATTCATAGGGCTACATCGAACGATCTCAACTCAATAAAATTAATCGAGCGAAAGGAAGAATCGAACAAGTGTTCAATTCTCTCTGTGCTGTATGTtggtagctagctagtgatGAGGCCGGTGATCATGAATCAGAATTCGATCAGCAAGAAGGGTAGAGGGCCTGGAGGTGAGGCTGCAAGCAGGGCGAGTTCCTCCACGCTCTGGCGTGCAGCCGCAGCGTCTCCCGCGCCCGCTCCCGCGTCCTCTCCCCGCACTGCTCCGACTGCGCCACCACGCACAGCTTCTCCACCGCCCCCGTCTGCGCCATCTcctgcaccaccgccgccgtcgccgcgtgcCTCGCCACCGACCTCAGCACCCGCACCGCCTTCTCGCTCGCCACCTCCGACACCCTCAGCACCTtcctccccaccaccgccacgcccGCGCCGTGCGACACGAGCGCCGCCCGCCCCTCCGCGCACCCGCACATCCGGTCCAGCGCCGCCAGGGCCAGCTCGCACCCGCGCCGCTCGACTGGCCCGTCCAGGAGCATGTCGACCagcaccgccaccgcgccggcgtcCACCGCCTTCACGCGGTTGCGGCCCCACGACGTCGTGCCGACCAGCACGTGCAgcgccgccctcgtcgccggGCTCGATACCCTGTCGCGGAGCAGCTGCACCGCCTCGCCGAACACCTCCTCCGGGAGGGACACCAGCCTGTTCGACGGCATGACCGCCGTCACGGCCTCCAGGAGCAGCGCCGCGTGCGCCCGGGACGTGGTGTTCGTCCGCTGCAGCGTGGCGACGAGCGCGTCGACGAGCTCCTCGTTCCTCTCGACCAGCCGCGCCAGGCACCGCTCCGAGAGCTCCAGCGAGCAGACGATCTCGAGGGCCTCGTCGCACGCGGCCTTGGCGTCTCGAcacgacgcgacgacgacggcggccagaACATCCACCGcgccggggacggcggcgaggagcttcCTGTTACGCTCGCTCTCGGCGGCAACGTCCCTGAGCTCGCGCAGCGCGTCGAGGAGGGCAGCGGAGCTCGTGGCGCCGCGGAGGCGGGAGACGAGGTCGGCGACACGGGCGCGGTCGGCGGGGGGCTTGGGGGTGGGGACGAGGTCGACGCCATGGTCGGCGTGGAGGGCGCACCACGACTGGATGAGGCGGCGCAGGGTGTGGTTGGGCGTGGGGTCGCAGTCGGGCGGCACGGGCTGCTTGGTGAGCGGGCAGGTGCCGGCGGTGAGGAGCCATCGCTCGATGCCGTCGCGGTCGTAGGTGATGCCGGTGGGGAGCGTCACCGGGTCGCGCATGATCTGCAGCGAGATGGGGCACACGAAGTAGGAcggcacctccacctccacctccacctgctgctgctcctccattGCCGTCGGTTGCAATGCTGCTGctagctcgtcgtcgtcgtcgtcttcttggCTCTTGCTCCGGTGATGGTGAGCTGAGTAGTAGTTGTTGTATTGTATGTGGTGGAGATGGCAGCAATGGTGGATGGGAGATGGGGAGTACTGGAGGAAGAGATCGAATCCGAGTAGTTTTATGGAGtacgcgggaggaggaggaggtggatggATTCAAAGTCCACACGCATGAGCGAGAGCACGAGCATGAGCTGCCCGAATATTAAAGAATTCGGTCGGtcaaggtagctagctagctctttgGTTGTTGCTAGCCTTCCATGAAGGTGACGCCTCAGTTGATTAATCTTACAACTTGATTCTCTCTGGTCACCGccccaaactttttctttactCAAtatggttctatattaattgacgttttagataAGATTGAGgataaacttttataactttgaccatcaataactttaagaatatttagtttaaagaaactagaaaaacatatatagatttgtttttcaaaacactataataaaagtaaacatgcatttatttattgtatatattataataaaaaataagctCAAATGTATATCTTGTAGaacgtgtcattgtccaaagcgtcaattaaaatgaaactggagggagtaatagtacaaactgatttttttttattttcagaatctttttcttgtttctgtaaaaaaaaaaaacactcctCATGCCTCATTTTCAATACTAATAAATCCTTTGTCCAGGCCACTGTTGTTGACTAGCCATGCCATAACGAAGTATCGTATTGCCATAGACATATATTGGAGTTATCATATCATtgtcaaaaatatttatagtaacttgaaaatattttgttggttgattttgtaaataaaatattcagaaaacaagaaaaaaaatcaaacattatCTTCGATCCAAGTGATTTGCCTAAGCAGATAGTGCTTTTGTAGTAAATGAGATGAAGATCTCCATTCGTGAATAATATCAAGATTATAGTACTGTACATAATAGGCCACGAGCATTGCATGATacccttttaaattaaaaaaaaactagcttgCACCAAATTATAAGATAAGTTTGTTTCAGTTCGTGCGCGCGCGATGCTAGAGGTGAAGCGAGTGAGATGAAGCAGAAAAGAGTTGACGAGGTGAGATAAAACAATTGGATTATCGAGAGAAAAATGGCCAATGACGTGAGGTCTCCAACGCCTAGGAGGCCGCTGCTCCTCTATTACTTGATTTGCTTAATTTACAGTGGATTTCTCAATGTTTTGGCCTGCACCTCTTGTTGGAGACGTAAGATTTGTCTAGGTGAATTACTAGGCAGATATAAACGAGAAATTTGCCTAGGCGACCTCTAATGACCAGCAGGGCATCTTTGACCACACTTGTTAATTACGCAGCTCATCCCTCCAATTGTTTACAAGTACAGTTGGACTTGGAATTAAGGAAGGTTTGCATGTGGCAAGTAAAAGACTAAGCATTTGtttgttgtttcttcttttttctgatACAGTGTGCTCATTGTTTTCTTGCTCTAGGTGAACTGAACTGATAGATTATAATCTCCTCTACCGACTCCAGATCTGTCTGATCTGACCCAAACTATAGATCATTTCATTATCACGGGGCAGTTTATggaatataattataattattcgATACGGATGATGGCGGCTTGTCATCTGTAACGCTTGATTAAGGTGATGTTTTAGGCCTTAAGCACACTGTTTTTAGTGAATAATCAGACTCTTGTTAAGTTGTTATTCATTTTCATCTGAATTGAATGCGATACTTTAATTTACGTCCATGTATGCGGCTAGCTGAAACGTTAGGAGCAAAATTCAGAGAAAGAATAGCGTCAAATGAACAGGACATGATGCATTCCAAAGAGAAATCCAGGGTAAAGACTAGTGATGAGGACATGAGAAAGGCCAAAACTTTGGTAAACGGTAGGCCTCGGTCCGAGGTGTACAGTGCTGGATTTGCAATTAATCTGCGGCTAATCACTTAACTAATGGTCGCTAAGTTGCTAGTTTTGGTTGATTAATCCTGTGAATTTGACTTGCGATCGAGAATGAGACGAAATGCTGCATGAGGTCGCTGTCTCTGACAAACCGCCCGAACGTGAGTACACGCTAAGACAAACGGGAAAATGATAGAAATTTTGGAGCAACGAGGAGACTATACACGTAGATCGGTAGATGCATGGCTAGATGTAATCCTATTGATACTTCATCGATCGATGTGATGGCAATGGTTACTAGTATTAGCTAATTAAGCATCCTATGAGAAGAACTTTTGTTTCTTCCATTTGACTAGTTGCGCCATAGAAATTTCACCGGTATTTGCTACTTGTTTGCTTACGAATCTGACCAAGACTAACATTCGCTTACCACTGTGTTTGTCTGCAAGTGATTCATGTATATATGTTCAACAAGTTCAACAATCGTTTTCCAGATCGTTCCAAGAAATGTGCAGTGATATTCAGAGAGAATTTAAATTTGTGCTAACTGAATATTGGAGTATCTACCAAGAACATTAGGATGATATAGAGAATCCGTATTCTACACCACGTGATAACTGATAAGCAAGTAGAAGAATGGGTTCACCAATTAAGTCTAAAATCATGCGATTAATTATTAAGATGGAGCACGCATGCATAGTGCCGACATCGTCTTCTTGCAGCGAGAAAGAAGTGAACTTTCCTTTTGATCTTTCTTGATTTTGACTGAAAATGCGATATGGGGTGGTGTTGACGCCGACGAATGCACTGTTCTTCTCCTAATCTTCTTGCGACTGTCTGACTTTTATCAGTTAAACTAATCGTCACGTACATAGCTTATCTCTGACTAAATCGCTTCCCTTGTTCAGTTGTACTGGCTTAGCTAATAAATATAGTGGAATGCTTTTTTGAACGAAATATAGTGGAACGCTCATCAACACGTACGTTTGCGTGCGCGTAAATTAAGATTGATCGATCGGCCATACAATGTGCTGTGCTGTGCCCTGGAAGTATAAGGATGAAATTGTGTTCTGTCATTCAGAACTGTTGAGAAATTCAGACCTGTTGAATCTAAGGATATTCAGAACCGATGCGACTTTTGTTCTGGTATGCAGACATGTTGAATCAAAGCTGGATTTTGCAAATCTGACacgcattgaaaaaaaaacgggTGGACTATTGCAGCGAATGTATGTATGAACAGTATCGGTTTGGAATTGGGATAGGTAGGTGGTGCTGGCACGGGATGGGGAGAGTCGGAAAATTAATGAGAACTTGGATGGCTCAGATCATACAACATGATCAGCGAGTTGGATAGTTCGATATCGATCGGATTTCTCCTCTGATCTGCAGCGATGCGATTGGAATGATCAGGTAGACAAACCGGCGTGGTCCGCTCCGCTACTTGTGGTCGCATAAATTATGCATGTTTGGTTGTTGACGAATCGATCGAGCGACACTGTTGCTGTCCATTCGCTGAAATCTCTGACCGATCCGGTTCATCCGTGAATTTGAAGGACCAATGTCTACTCCTcgacttcttttctttttttttcttttgaagttTTTGGGGTTATCTATATGGGATTCGTATGATTTTTTAGGCTTCCATCATGCAGTGTTTCACCgagtagatcgaaaatatttcaccgaatagatcgaaaatgtttcaatttttttaaaaagctgtAATACAATCAAATCACCCCATgaaaacattttgctacaacgtataAAATAACGCTTCTAAATATattgaaacatgaaacaaatctGAGTACATTGAGAAAAAGTCTATGGGATTCCCATGATTTTTTAGCTTCCATCATACAGATTTTTGAAGCCAATCGGGCattgtttcaccaagtagaccgaaaatgtttcaccaagtagatcgaaaaAGTTTCAATCT is part of the Oryza glaberrima chromosome 4, OglaRS2, whole genome shotgun sequence genome and encodes:
- the LOC127770040 gene encoding E3 ubiquitin-protein ligase PUB23-like, which gives rise to MEEQQQVEVEVEVPSYFVCPISLQIMRDPVTLPTGITYDRDGIERWLLTAGTCPLTKQPVPPDCDPTPNHTLRRLIQSWCALHADHGVDLVPTPKPPADRARVADLVSRLRGATSSAALLDALRELRDVAAESERNRKLLAAVPGAVDVLAAVVVASCRDAKAACDEALEIVCSLELSERCLARLVERNEELVDALVATLQRTNTTSRAHAALLLEAVTAVMPSNRLVSLPEEVFGEAVQLLRDRVSSPATRAALHVLVGTTSWGRNRVKAVDAGAVAVLVDMLLDGPVERRGCELALAALDRMCGCAEGRAALVSHGAGVAVVGRKVLRVSEVASEKAVRVLRSVARHAATAAVVQEMAQTGAVEKLCVVAQSEQCGERTRERARETLRLHARAWRNSPCLQPHLQALYPSC